The Anopheles coluzzii chromosome 2, AcolN3, whole genome shotgun sequence genome window below encodes:
- the LOC120948007 gene encoding bromodomain-containing protein 8, translating to MSSIQERLQMKRVPLDKWSTREKLCLASSVACSGDQNWMSVSRSLKMLCGANRPNDWFAQKSCAAQYGKLLENVETPKRKKRTASERDGVAAVETPGESILRKLTQERIIELKKTIQEETQQYIKVKEDIILIQSGVTDEKKLREMWKQIEQEKAQKEKEQIQHAQWLKEREEKKLELERQWRPMYPNSPTATKAPTPPIKIKDETDEDSQGSCKSGTSPLLTSLLKTSGEARGSGVSVNSPSTGQRTVASPTITNLLTGGTGSSVKATSSTAASAAGSLSGNELDAQLGVTIKQEAIAASTNMFDGKEPQTIKLENKEDGSNMEGATASKTDESSGQKSEALFTEMDSEDNADPAKDLMDVLEDLIPDDLDEILNEESGMILEDVDLKNVVDSIMEEDNLKDKDIGLMADTEDVSMAEMVEENVAETASKNEAPSVERPKSPPTIASSTTPVVAVPVATAAAAAAAAAAAAAPPPVPEASKSSTTPKEEGTNGDAKDTVSSEKLTVDQESTVAQPANEQVSQEASDAKVEIIPIEDSTSNSPATNDPSSDDNKDTGEESSGQEQPESVIVVSDSAKEEEEFEERDGRVSPNDGPTAMEEDEDSDDKPLASLEVTSESAPASHKAAPKEDIESVASKPLPAAPEPEKRTPPDTNATPKDVKSEAVKVEPSSPCIDEAKAKKEAMEKLAAEYDFKDDEEPIVQLSTRKAKEEKHVSEDEVFVDAQETIEEPEEVKEVEPPVKKPPADDPVLTVTDTDDDSLIEMKIGKAKRDYSRRRLADEAQKLRDDLAGHSRSEETEGRSLRKLRDRDRSESPFVVQDDEPSEKMKRSYSSTPVMDSIPGSPASSEDRDYRVWKKSILAVYSKIASSKNAAAFQKPLPEDQTAHLIYRPMDLPQIKRNIENGNIRTTAEFQRDLLLMCTNAIMLNRNDLCSPAAASLLMRESSSIIETGMDPKAMKDRDSDRSTHKRSSRKNTTRNSSAGRS from the coding sequence ATGAGTTCGATACAGGAGCGGCTGCAGATGAAGCGGGTGCCGCTGGATAAGTGGTCGACCAGGGAGAAACTCTGCCTCGCCTCGTCGGTTGCGTGCAGCGGCGACCAGAACTGGATGTCGGTGAGCCGGTCGCTGAAGATGCTGTGCGGTGCAAACCGACCGAACGATTGGTTTGCGCAGAAGTCCTGTGCCGCCCAGTACGGCAAGCTGCTGGAGAATGTCGAAACGCCGAAGCGAAAGAAACGGACCGCTTCCGAGCGGGACGGCGTTGCGGCGGTCGAAACGCCGGGCGAATCCATCCTCCGGAAGTTAACGCAGGAGCGCATAATCGAGCTGAAGAAAACGATCCAGGAGGAAACGCAGCAGTACATCAAGGTAAAGGAGGACATCATACTGATACAGAGCGGTGTTACGGATGAGAAAAAGTTGCGCGAAATGTGGAAACAGATCGAGCAGGAAAAGGCACAGAAGGAGAAGGAACAGATACAGCACGCCCAATGGCTGAAGGAGCGGGAGGAGAAGAAGCTCGAGCTCGAGCGTCAGTGGCGTCCGATGTACCCGAACTCGCCGACGGCTACTAAAGCACCCACGCCACCGATAAAAATTAAGGACGAAACCGACGAGGACAGTCAAGGGTCATGCAAGTCCGGTACTTCTCCTCTGTTAACGTCTCTGCTGAAAACTTCCGGCGAGGCCAGGGGTTCCGGTGTGTCGGTCAATTCACCATCCACGGGACAACGGACGGTGGCATCGCCAACCATTACAAATCTGCTTACAGGTGGTACGGGAAGCTCCGTCAAAGCGACTTCCTCAACGGCAGCCAGTGCTGCTGGATCACTTAGCGGGAATGAGCTGGATGCGCAGCTTGGTGTTACCATCAAGCAGGAAGCTATTGCCGCATCCACAAACATGTTCGACGGAAAAGAACCACAGACgataaaattggaaaataaggAAGATGGAAGCAATATGGAAGGTGCCACAGCATCTAAAACGGACGAGTCAAGCGGCCAAAAGTCCGAAGCGCTCTTCACAGAGATGGACAGCGAAGACAACGCAGATCCCGCGAAGGATCTGATGGACGTGTTGGAAGATctgattccggacgatttgGATGAGATTTTAAATGAAGAGAGTGGCATGATACTGGAGGACGTCGATCTGAAGAATGTAGTCGATTCAATCATGGAGGAAGACAACTTGAAGGATAAGGACATTGGACTGATGGCGGACACGGAAGACGTGTCGATGGCGGAAATGGTGGAGGAAAATGTTGCTGAAACGGCTTCAAAAAACGAGGCACCCTCGGTGGAACGTCCTAAATCTCCACCAACAATCGCTTCATCCACCACTCCTGTGGTAGCAGTGCCAGTAgcaacagcggcagcagcagcagcggcagcagcagcagcggcagcaccaccaccagtgccGGAGGCCAGTAAAAGTTCGACTACGCCAAAAGAGGAAGGCACGAATGGGGATGCGAAAGATACAGTTTCGAGCGAAAAGTTAACTGTCGATCAAGAGTCGACTGTTGCACAGCCTGCGAATGAGCAAGTGAGTCAAGAGGCGAGCGACGCTAAGGTGGAAATAATTCCCATCGAGGACAGTACCAGCAATTCTCCAGCTACGAATGATCCGTCCAGTGACGACAACAAAGACACCGGCGAAGAGTCGAGCGGCCAAGAGCAGCCGGAAAGTGTGATTGTCGTGTCAGATTCTGccaaggaagaggaagagttTGAGGAGCGAGACGGTAGGGTCAGTCCGAACGATGGACCCACAGCGATGGAGGAGGATGAAGATTCCGACGACAAACCGCTAGCATCGCTGGAGGTTACGTCGGAAAGTGCGCCCGCGAGTCATAAAGCAGCTCCGAAAGAGGACATCGAATCGGTGGCTAGTAAACCTTTGCCAGCTGCTCCGGAGCCAGAAAAGCGCACACCTCCGGACACGAATGCTACGCCGAAGGATGTGAAATCGGAAGCAGTGAAAGTTGAACCCAGCTCCCCATGCATCGATGAGGCGAAGGCAAAGAAGGAAGCAATGGAAAAGCTTGCCGCCGAGTACGACTTTAAGGACGACGAGGAACCGATCGTCCAGCTGTCGACCAGGAAGGCCAAAGAGGAGAAACACGTATCGGAGGATGAGGTGTTTGTCGATGCGCAGGAAACGATCGAGGAACCGGAGGAGGTGAAAGAAGTGGAGCCCCCGGTGAAAAAACCGCCCGCTGATGATCCCGTGCTGACGGTGACGGATACCGATGACGATTCACTGATCGAGATGAAGATCGGCAAGGCGAAGCGCGACTATTCGCGGCGCCGGCTGGCCGACGAGGCACAGAAGCTGCGCGACGACCTGGCGGGACATTCGCGAAGCGAGGAAACAGAGGGCCGTTCGCTGCGGAAGCtgcgcgatcgcgatcgctcGGAAAGCCCGTTCGTGGTGCAGGACGATGAGCCGAGCgagaaaatgaaacgaagCTACTCGTCCACGCCGGTGATGGACTCGATACCGGGTTCGCCCGCCTCGAGCGAGGATCGGGACTACCGGGTGTGGAAGAAGTCAATACTGGCGGTTTACTCGAAGATCGCGTCGTCGAAGAACGCGGCTGCGTTCCAGAAACCACTGCCAGAGGATCAAACGGCGCACCTGATCTACCGGCCGATGGATTTGCCGCAGATCAAGCGCAACATCGAGAACGGGAACATTCGGACGACGGCCGAGTTTCAGCGCGACTTACTGCTCATGTGCACCAATGCGATCATGCTGAATCGGAATGATCTCTGTTCGCCGGCTGCGGCCAGCCTGCTGATGCGGGAAAGCAGTTCCATCATCGAGACGGGGATGGACCCGAAAGCGATGAAGGACCGGGACAGCGACCGAAGCACGCACAAGCGTAGCTCGCGAAAGAACACGACGCGAAACTCGTCCGCCGGAAGAAGCTAA
- the LOC120948004 gene encoding uncharacterized protein LOC120948004 produces the protein MTNCVNLITRYGSLRTWMVPLVLGCLIAGGHYTVGAVTVDIFPLPPSTESLYAHHHAHRYHAGPFGPTKMKSHIKRILNIREENSTLDSYLLSLFNVDNLNPTYVFLLPMEGKNHVRKLIYQRSDFEEAEFPNVTTINKFSGRPNRTGASIVAGPGSDMQLEKKIFDHLDKDTMDDGTRKVVEENVRTERNFIKFMDELNRDLEEEENRRMLKESMRKSASSAGRTSSTALFTPYAYKHTPTIGWDDLGLEGWAGGLRENHGHRFDHPVLEKPKTTFAPQTTQLQASFNAAQQLPSGRPTAALGPASKATVNQTVVASAAARYKQTGVLLSEDVGVKLQEIYKRTNGSNARIKWPITNSRDAHRDEDVFIARANNPFGHSTKWRWSNETEQEDPLKVEVQSSRDGRAKRGVYNLYSMIKCATGCDPLIYKGYGCYCGFLGSGQALDGIDRCCKMHDYCYSTASCPMFLEYFVPYLWKCYRGRPLCAIDHGEWGGPGSCASRLCHCDLSLSKCLRRYYCPRKRNVCTTSPLRLLQNLVMVF, from the exons ATGACGAATTGTGTGAATTTAATAACGCGCTATGGCTCATTACGGACGTGGATGGTGCCTTTAGTGCTGGGGTGTCTGATTGCCGGTGGTCATTACACTGTTGGTGCCGTTACCGTAG ATATCTTCCCGCTGCCACCCTCGACGGAATCATTGTACGCGCATCACCACGCGCACCGGTACCATGCAGGACCGTTCGGGCCGACCAAGATGAAAAGCCACATCAAGCGCATACTAAACATTCGAGAAGAAAATAGCACCCTGGACAGCTATCTGCTGTCGCTGTTCAACGTGGACAACCTAAACCCCACGTACGTCTTCCTACTCCCGATGGAAGGCAAGAACCACGTGCGCAAGCTCATCTACCAGCGCAGTGACTTCGAGGAGGCCGAGTTCCCGAACGTAACCACCATCAACAAGTTCAGCGGGAGGCCGAACCGGACGGGGGCCAGCATTGTCGCCGGTCCCGGCAGCGACATGCAGCTGGAGAAGAAAATTTTCGACCATCTGGACAAGGACACCATGGACGATGGCACGCGTAAGGTGGTCGAGGAGAATGTGCGCACGGAGCGGAACTTTATCAAGTTTATGGACGAGCTGAACCGGGAcctggaggaggaggaaaatcGACGCATGCTGAAGGAAAGCATGCGCAAGTCCGCTTCGTCGGCTGGGCGAACATCGTCCACCGCTCTGTTTACGCCCTACGCGTACAAACACACGCCCACCATCGGGTGGGATGATCTTGGGCTCGAGGGATGGGCTGGCGGGTTGCGTGAAAACCATGGCCATCGTTTTGACCATCCCGTGCTGGAAAA GCCGAAAACAACGTTCGCCCCGCAGACGACGCAACTGCAGGCTAGTTTCAATGCAGCTCAGCAGCTACCGTCCGGTCGGCCGACGGCTGCCCTCGGACCGGCGTCGAAGGCGACCGTTAACCAGACGGTAGTTGCCAGTGCCGCCGCCCGCTACAAACAGACCGGCGTCCTGCTGAGCGAGGACGTTGGCGTGAAGCTGCAGGAAATCTACAAGCGAACCAACGGGAGCAACGCACGCATCAAGTGGCCCATCACGAATAGTCGCGATGCGCACCGGGACGAGGATGTGTTCATTGCGCGGGCCAACAATCCCTTCGGACACTCGACCAAGTGGCGCTGGAG CAACGAAACGGAACAAGAGGATCCGCTCAAGGTGGAAGTCCAATCGTCCCGCGATGGCCGCGCAAAGCGTGGCGTGTACAATCTCTACTCGATGATCAAATGTGCCACCGGGTGTGATCCCCTCATCTACAAGGGCTACGGGTGCTATTGTGGCTTTTTGGGATCCGGCCAAGCGCTGGATGGGATTGATCGCTGTTGCAAGATGCATGACTACTGCTACAGCACCGCCAGCTGTCCGATGTTTTTGGAGTACTTCGTGCCGTACCTTTGGAAGTGCTACCGGGGCCGTCCGTTGTGTG CAATCGATCACGGCGAATGGGGTGGTCCAGGTTCGTGTGCATCCCGGCTGTGCCATTGCGATCTGTCGCTGTCAAAGTGTCTTCGTCGGTACTACTGTCCGCGGAAGCGTAACGTCTGCACTACTTCCCCGCTGCGATTGCTACAGAATCTAGTGATGGTGTTCTGA
- the LOC120948003 gene encoding RNA exonuclease 1 homolog encodes MLPATGLFRTINCPFYEKDLCTRPFCHFKHAKTVPPPVVKYSATPKSLLSQPGVTDQTDGGADPIVRKKPKLEYIPVSTVAPKYIPSSAAKPPLQPNNTNGEKVPETDSTESNDQSTAAVPDKPKQPQDDAVKEAPQVETDDVSVSKPAAEKGTEKKEVVETGKKQEKGENGVAKSPVEKKSSEETKHHSSSSKHHHSSSSDANRKKDSSHRSHSSSSRSKSSSSSHDKKHRSSESSSKEKSSSSTTTSSSSSSKNKHRDKEKESSRSHSSKHSSDRDRHRSSSEKERSHSKSSSSKSSSSKSKSSTSNSNNSSSSRKKEHHSSTSSSSSSAKSSSKSGATEKTAAPEPKRTPALEEEIYQELINNPPSDIDIDSDEDDVMQQCKMIFEEYEADEPKAQQEETKSNGQVDLIDMFADKYYDDNRKKRVAYDNATTSKLTPVVEKKTNHMQNAIKSVYLRQEIVRKQQEELAARKRAEEELKRQVEEETRKAMSKPAVIPPPSNGTSILPVSTNVFYNKSPETSVTPPKSRFTPAVNVLAFQRAKEKIEQLKKNQSPYTPAQTAPKTGARVAHAGSVLASKAAAAPAAQAPPILEPASSKISYNIRMQYYGLMVKHCLNIYPTNEDAWERAQTEELAVMKKCSTAMIYKSSALLTINKLRKEALETGNEAADKNKTVSHDVILAGKMVHNISWSVNKKLKTEVKTSAYTIDNAPSTVAYKMIHECKLTEEQMRANGFPRATEVAGKAKIFTPKPSRPPNENERYCSRCSKVYNLETYDEPQVDACNYHPKSTCYRRGFADNLHNCCQQPSGTPGCMYANYHVSSFMDYDNLTGFVKTIAPAEDYEPSKKDIFALDCEMCYTTAGLELTRVTVVDINEKTVYDTLVKPLNRVVDYNTRFSGITEEMLRKTTTTLYNVQAVLLSMFNAETILIGHSLESDFKALKLIHDVVVDTSVLYPHKMGPPKKRALKTLCIENLKKIIQENDAGHDSAEDSVVCIQLIKHYLRNRIL; translated from the exons ATGCTTCCGGCCACGGGATTGTTTCGGACCATTAATTGTCCCTTCTACGAGAAAGATCTCTGCACCAGGCCGTTCTGCCACTTCAAGCACGCAAAAACAG TTCCACCTCCGGTTGTGAAATACAGTGCCACTCCGAAAAGCCTGCTCAGCCAACCGGGAGTGACGGACCAAACCGATGGAGGAGCTGACCCGATCGTACGAAAGAAGCCCAAGCTGGAATACATCCCCGTGTCCACCGTTGCTCCGAAGTATATTCCGTCCAGCGCTGCAAAACCGCCACTGCAGCCAAACAATACGAATGGCGAAAAAGTACCAGAAACTGATTCGACCGAAAGCAACGATCAATCGACCGCAGCAGTACCAGATAAGCCAAAACAACCGCAAGATGATGCGGTCAAGGAGGCACCACAGGTGGAGACGGATGACGTTTCTGTCAGCAAACCAGCAGCGGAAAAGGGCACAGAAAAGAAGGAAGTTGTGGAGACAGGAAAGAAGCAAGAAAAGGGCGAGAATGGTGTGGCAAAATCCCCCGTTGAGAAGAAATCATCAGAGGAAACGAAACATCACAGCAGCTCTTCGAAGCACCATCACTCGTCGAGCAGTGATGCCAATCGAAAAAAAGACTCCAGCCATCGTAGTCACAGCTCTAGTTCCCGGTCGAAATCTTCATCCTCATCGCACGACAAAAAGCATCGATCATCCGAATCATCTAGCAAAGAGaaatccagcagcagcaccaccactagcagtagcagtagcagtaaaaacaaacatcgagataaagaaaaggaaagttCCAGAAGCCACTCGTCGAAACATTCCTCGGACCGGGATCGGCATCGAAGCTCATCGGAAAAGGAGCGATCGCACAGTAAAAGCAGCTCTtccaagagcagcagcagcaagagtaaaagcagcaccagtaatagtaataatagcagtagcagcaggaaAAAGGAACACCACAGCAGCACATCGTCCTCCTCTTCGTCGGCCAAATCGTCCAGCAAATCTGGCGCAACGGAGAAAACTGCTGCACCGGAACCCAAACGTACGCCGGCGCTCGAGGAAGAAATCTACCAAGAGCTGATAAACAATCCGCCGAGCGACATCGATATCGACAGTGACGAGGACGACGTGATGCAGCAGTGTAAAATGATCTTTGAAGAGTACGAAGCGGACGAACCGAAAGCTCAGCAGGAGGAAACCAAATCGAATGGGCAGGTTGATCTGATAGACATGTTCGCGGATAAGTACTACGATGACAATCGGAAGAAGCGCGTTGCATACGATAACGCTACCACATCGAAGCTAACGCCGGTGgtagagaagaaaacaaaccacatGCAAAATGCAATCAAA TCGGTCTATCTGCGACAGGAGATCGTACGAAAGCAACAGGAGGAGCTGGCGGCGAGAAAGCGAGCTGAGGAGGAATTGAAACGGCAAGTCGAGGAGGAAACCCGTAAAGCGATGTCAAAACCCGCCGTTATCCCGCCTCCCAGCAATGGAACGTCCATTTTACCTGTCAGCACTAACGTGTTCTACAACAAATCTCCCGAAACGAGTGTCACCCCGCCCAAAA GTCGGTTTACACCCGCCGTCAATGTGCTCGCCTTCCAGAGGGCGAAGGAAAAGATTGAGCAGCTGAAAAAGAATCAGTCACCGTACACGCCCGCCCAAACAGCTCCCAAGACGGGAGCACGCGTAGCCCATGCCGGATCGGTGCTGGCGTCAAAAGCGGCTGCTGCGCCGGCGGCACAAGCACCGCCGATACTGGAACCGGCGTCGAGCAAAATATCGTACAACATTCGGATGCAGTATTACGGGCTAATGGTGAAGCACTGTTTGAACATTTACCCCACCAATGAGGATGCCTGGGAACGCGCACAAACGGAAGAATTGGCGGTGATGAAGAAATGCAGCACCGCCATGATTTACAAAAGCAGTGCGCTACTAACCATCAACAAGCTGCGCAAAGAGGCGCTCGAAACAGGGAATGAAGCAGCAGACAA GAACAAAACCGTATCACACGATGTCATATTGGCTGGGAAAATGGTACACAACATATCCTGGAGTGTCAACAAGAAATT gAAAACGGAAGTTAAAACATCCGCATACACAATCGACAATGCACCCAGCACCGTGGCGTACAAAATGATCCACGAGTGCAAGCTGACAGAGGAGCAAATGCGTGCGAATGGCTTCCCTCGTGCCACCGAGGTTGCCGGAAAGGCAAAAATATTCACCCCGAAACCATCGCGGCCACCGAACGAAAACGAACGCTACTGTTCCCGCTGCTCCAAAGTGTACAACCTGGAAACGTACGATGAGCCACAGGTGGACGCGTGTAACTATCATCCGAAGAGCACCTGCTATCGGCGCGGCTTTGCGGACAATCTGCACAACTGCTGCCAGCAACCGTCCGGGACGCCCGGCTGCATGTATGCAAACTATCACGTGTCCAGCTTCATGGACTATGACAATCTAACCGGGTTCGTGAAAACGATCGCACCGGCCGAAGACTACGAACCGTCAAAGAAGGATATATTCGCGCTCGACTGTGAAATGTGCTACACTACGGCCGGGTTAGAATTGACACGCGTTACCGTGGTCGATATTAACGAAAAGACTGTCTACGATACGCTCGTGAAGCCGTTGAATCGAGTAGTTGATTACAACACAAG ATTTTCGGGCATCACAGAAGAAATGTTGCGTAAAACTACCACAACGCTGTACAACGTGCAAGCCGTGCTACTGTCCATGTTTAATGCGGAAACCATTCTCATCGGACACAGCCTGGAAAGTGACTTTAAAGCGCTCAAGTTGATACACGACGTGGTGGTCGATACGTCCGTGCTGTACCCACACAAGATGGGTCCACCGAAGAAGCGTGCGCTGAAAACACTGTGCATAGAGAATCTGAAGAAAATTATTCAAGAAAATG ATGCTGGACACGACAGTGCGGAAGATTCTGTTGTCTGCATCCAACTGATCAAACACTACCTGCGTAATCGCATTCTATGA
- the LOC120948006 gene encoding acyl-coenzyme A thioesterase 9, mitochondrial-like produces MIATRVRFGGLQNIVQRQFCASLQPKRYGTVQYQRIANVATANALISDTKTRASPVTLGGHRMYSSINYLRGDLECTAGTMNDVKQTIIQKLGIEVGYTPFVSTREHLVKYVPQSVSALPPRSMQDSFTSAIIPLTTDKILKDKYVGFMGNVRVGRLMEDMDMFAVWVVHKHVLVPDLPEGVSLPYTFVTVLVDKIDFTDLVPTHDADIRLSGHVSWVGRTSVEVVVWMEQKLHGKWRKLTRALFLMAARDATNTKAAFINPLVPANEEEKAIFDGGESRKKRRIQMQQEDLLKTEPNDFEQRMVHELFVKSIDTKSKAFNKRILPPGYVWMEDATMANIVFSHPEDRNAHNKVFGGFLMRNALELSWALAYNFAKRRPKLEHISDISFHHPVDVSSMLNMQAHVIFTDLHYMEIVVLADVYDAVTGQQTTTNSFYYTYSVAERLPKIMPKTYHEAMYYLDGRRKFRYAMGIDTATASSPPPATGTTDTTKSKL; encoded by the exons ATGATTGCAACCAGAGTTCGATTTGGTGGTTTGCAGAATATTGTGCAGCGACAATTTTGTGCCAGTCTGCAACCGAAACGATACGGAACCGTCCAATACCAACGCATCGCAAATGTCGCCACGGCCAACGCGCTGATAAGTGATACGAAAACAAGGGCCTCTCCAGTGACGTTAGGCGGTCATAG GATGTATTCCAGCATTAACTATTTGCGTGGCGATTTGGAGTGTACGGCCGGGACGATGAACGATG taaaacaaacgATAATACAAAAGCTTGGAATCGAAGTCGGGTACACGCCGTTCGTGAGCACCCGCGAACATTTGGTAAAGTACGTGCCGCAATCGGTCAGTGCCCTGCCTCCCCGCAGTATGCAGGATTCATTTACATCGGCCATAATTCCGCTGACAACAGATAAAATTCTCAAGGACAAGTACGTCGGTTTCATGGGAAACGTTCGCGTTGGTCGGTTGATGGAAGATATGGACATGTTTGCCG TTTGGGTCGTTCATAAGCATGTACTCGTGCCGGATCTACCGGAAGGAGTTTCATTGCCGTACACGTTTGTAACCGTTTTGGTTGACAAAATAGACTTTACCGATCTAGTGCCAACGCATGATGCTGACATTCGGCTTTCCGGCCATGTGAGCTGGGTAGGCCGTACGTCGGTGGAGGTAGTGGTCTGGATGGAACAGAAGCTGCATGGCAAGTGGCGCAAGCTTACCCGTGCACTGTTTCTGATGGCCGCTAGGGACGCTACCAACACCAAGGCAGCCTTCATAAATCCCCTAGTGCCTGCTAACGAAGAGGAGAAAGCAATCTTTGACGGAGGAGAAT CACGCAAAAAACGACGCATACAGATGCAGCAGGAAGATTTGCTTAAGACGGAaccgaacgacttcgaacaGCGCATGGTGCACGAACTGTTCGTGAAATCGATCGATACGAAAAGCAAAGCGTTCAACAAACGTATCCTGCCGCCCGGTTACGTATGGATGGAGGATGCCACCATGGCAAACATCGTGTTTTCCCATCCCGAAGATCGTAACGCGCACAACAAAGTGTTTGGCGGCTTTCTGATGCGCAATGCGCTAGAGTTGAGCTGGGCGTTGGCGTACAACTTTGCCAAGCGTCGTCCTAAGCTGGAGCACATTTCGGACATTAGCTTCCATCATCCGGTAGACGTCTCGTCGATGCTGAACATGCAGGCCCATGTCATCTTTACCGATCTTCACTATATGGAAATTGTCGTTCTGGCGGATGTGTACGATGCCGTCACTGGACAGCAAACGACGACCAACAGTTTCTACTACACGTACTCGGTCGCTGAACGATTGCCGAAGATAATGCCCAAGACGTACCACGAGGCGATGTATTATTTGGACGGACGGCGAAAGTTCCGCTACGCGATGGGTATAGATACGGCAACGGCATCGAGTCCGCCACCGGCTACCGGAACAACGGATACCACCAAAAGTAAATTGTAA